Proteins from a genomic interval of Actinoalloteichus hymeniacidonis:
- a CDS encoding FtsX-like permease family protein — MSKAEGGVLRRWTQDLALGVRLAVGGSRIPWGRISLTSIGAGLGVAVLLLLASAGTAIEQRAERYYERTPAVAADLLEVDPETELEPFLAKRASFGHDGVDLSVVFLDTAGADPSPPPGLERMPEPGEIFISPALEELFDSPRGEVLQQRLGGRVADEIQQDGLVDPHERFAYVGTDRLRDIEPLPNATAYGFGVDAPPRDTLPPEVLAVLLVGIVAIVMPVVVFVANSTRMAESARDRRLAALRLVGADARQIRRIASGEALLGAGGGLAVGLLGFLGARSVAESFRVADISVFSSDLMPEPWAVIAIVIGLPVLAVTTAITAMRRVVVEPLGVVRLSQPIRRRLWWRLALVVLGFVGVIVTRDYIVTRSGAVAFSLSVAALLAGVPALLPWLLDKVIARLRGGPLPWQLAVRRLQLGSGTASRAVSGVAVLLAAMISLYAVINTVAVRDRQIDENLAAMDARLSQRIEPGLHEVLSSTTEESTPSSSELLAALESVPDVKSVFMGRSDWVEDADQYGYGVLVADCSQLEMVNALQSCEPGDAFVLADGGEAQLEPGQEMIYRSWLDEGESSIRWEVPADAQRVSWEPTRFAQYLQFHAVMLTPEAAAGLPVGMFGSEMYFTVDPGDQAAVDAALIALSEVDPLVDLWSTGRSTVTFTSALGSDADSTLDTVVLGLTLAGLLTFALIGSSLLVVAIEQIQERKRPLAVIAAVGAPRRTLSFSVLLQTLVPMVAALLVAGFIGTTIALAVLLPSSQYPVFEWTGIGLMALGALIVPVLVTLGTLPSLRRATRPEELRTE, encoded by the coding sequence ATGAGCAAGGCTGAAGGCGGCGTGTTGCGCCGCTGGACCCAAGACCTGGCCCTGGGGGTCCGACTGGCTGTCGGGGGCAGTCGGATCCCCTGGGGCCGCATTTCGCTGACCTCGATAGGCGCTGGCCTCGGGGTGGCGGTGCTGCTGTTACTCGCCTCGGCCGGAACGGCCATCGAGCAACGGGCGGAGCGGTACTACGAGCGCACCCCTGCGGTGGCAGCCGATTTGCTCGAGGTGGATCCGGAGACGGAACTCGAGCCCTTCCTCGCGAAGCGTGCCAGCTTCGGCCACGACGGGGTGGACCTCTCCGTCGTCTTCCTCGATACCGCAGGAGCGGACCCGTCGCCGCCGCCCGGTCTGGAGCGGATGCCCGAACCCGGCGAGATCTTCATCTCGCCCGCGTTGGAGGAGCTGTTCGACTCGCCACGCGGCGAGGTGCTGCAACAACGGCTCGGCGGCCGGGTGGCCGACGAGATCCAGCAGGACGGACTGGTGGACCCGCACGAGCGCTTCGCCTATGTGGGTACCGACCGATTGCGGGACATCGAGCCGCTGCCCAACGCCACGGCATACGGATTCGGGGTGGATGCGCCCCCCAGGGACACGCTCCCACCCGAGGTCCTGGCGGTGCTGCTCGTCGGGATCGTGGCCATCGTCATGCCGGTGGTCGTGTTCGTCGCCAACAGCACTCGGATGGCCGAGTCCGCCCGCGACCGCAGGCTGGCCGCATTGCGGCTGGTGGGCGCCGACGCACGCCAGATCCGACGCATCGCCTCGGGGGAAGCGCTACTCGGCGCGGGCGGTGGTCTGGCGGTCGGTCTGCTCGGATTCCTGGGCGCTCGGTCGGTGGCGGAATCGTTCCGTGTCGCCGACATCAGTGTCTTCTCCTCTGACCTGATGCCGGAACCATGGGCGGTCATCGCCATCGTCATCGGCCTGCCGGTTCTCGCCGTGACGACCGCTATCACGGCCATGCGGCGTGTCGTCGTCGAGCCTCTGGGCGTGGTCCGGCTCTCCCAACCGATTCGACGCAGGCTCTGGTGGCGGCTGGCGCTGGTGGTCCTGGGATTCGTCGGTGTGATCGTCACCCGGGATTACATCGTCACCCGATCCGGCGCGGTGGCGTTCAGCCTGTCGGTGGCAGCACTGCTCGCCGGGGTGCCCGCATTGCTGCCCTGGCTACTGGACAAGGTGATAGCGCGGTTGCGCGGCGGCCCGCTGCCCTGGCAACTCGCCGTGCGCAGGCTTCAACTCGGGAGCGGGACCGCATCGAGGGCGGTGAGCGGTGTCGCGGTGCTGCTGGCCGCCATGATCAGTCTCTACGCCGTGATCAATACCGTGGCGGTCAGAGACCGACAGATCGATGAGAACCTGGCTGCGATGGATGCTCGGCTGAGCCAACGCATAGAACCGGGTCTGCACGAGGTTCTCTCCTCGACCACCGAGGAATCGACGCCGAGCAGCTCTGAACTGCTGGCTGCGCTGGAATCGGTTCCCGACGTGAAGTCGGTGTTCATGGGCCGAAGCGATTGGGTCGAGGACGCGGACCAGTACGGGTATGGGGTCCTCGTCGCGGATTGTTCCCAGCTCGAGATGGTCAACGCGCTGCAGTCCTGTGAACCGGGCGACGCCTTCGTGCTCGCCGATGGTGGCGAGGCGCAACTCGAGCCCGGCCAGGAGATGATCTATCGCAGCTGGCTCGACGAGGGTGAGTCCTCGATTCGGTGGGAGGTGCCTGCGGACGCGCAGCGAGTCTCCTGGGAGCCCACCCGGTTCGCCCAGTACCTCCAGTTCCACGCAGTGATGCTCACTCCGGAGGCCGCCGCAGGGCTGCCCGTGGGCATGTTCGGATCCGAGATGTACTTCACCGTGGACCCGGGAGATCAAGCAGCTGTCGATGCGGCGCTGATCGCACTATCCGAGGTCGACCCGCTGGTCGATCTGTGGTCGACCGGACGAAGCACCGTCACTTTCACCAGCGCCCTCGGTAGTGACGCGGATAGCACCTTGGACACCGTTGTGTTGGGGCTGACGCTGGCGGGATTGCTGACGTTCGCGTTGATCGGCAGCAGTCTGCTCGTGGTGGCGATCGAACAGATCCAGGAACGTAAGAGGCCCTTGGCGGTCATCGCCGCAGTCGGAGCGCCGAGGCGAACTCTGTCGTTCTCCGTGCTGTTGCAGACCTTGGTACCGATGGTGGCTGCGTTGCTGGTGGCTGGCTTCATCGGAACGACGATCGCGCTGGCGGTGCTGTTGCCCTCAAGCCAGTATCCGGTGTTCGAATGGACCGGGATCGGTCTGATGGCTCTCGGCGCGTTGATCGTCCCCGTCCTCGTGACCCTGGGAACACTGCCCAGTCTGCGTCGTGCGACGCGGCCGGAGGAATTGCGCACGGAGTGA
- a CDS encoding quinone-dependent dihydroorotate dehydrogenase, whose protein sequence is MYRVLYSLVLSRVPAEAAHRLSFDALRLLGAVPGVRRLLRRLLAPRDPSLRVRALGLDLPGPLGLAAGFDKDGHGSDALGALGFGYVEIGTVTGQAQPGNPKPRLFRLTADRALLNRMGFNNAGSDAVADTLRRRPRPHETVVGVNIGKTKIVEESEAAADYVLSAQRLARHAAYVVVNVSSPNTPGLRNLQAVEHLRPLLTSVRAALDEAAERHVPLLVKIAPDLSDEDVDAVAELALELKLDGIIATNTTISRAGLRTPDAEVAALGAGGVSGAPVKERSLAVLRRLRAKVGDRLVLIAVGGIESADDVWTRITAGATLVQAYTGLIYGGPLWPRRIHRDLAKRVRAAGLASVGDAVGIDRG, encoded by the coding sequence ATGTACCGAGTCCTGTATTCCCTGGTCCTGAGCCGAGTGCCCGCCGAGGCGGCCCATCGGTTGAGTTTCGACGCCTTGCGGTTGTTGGGGGCCGTCCCCGGCGTTCGCAGACTGCTGCGTCGGCTGCTGGCTCCCCGTGATCCTTCGTTGCGCGTCCGCGCACTCGGACTCGATCTGCCTGGGCCGCTCGGTTTGGCTGCCGGTTTCGACAAGGACGGTCACGGCTCCGACGCACTCGGTGCGCTCGGGTTCGGCTACGTCGAGATCGGCACCGTGACCGGGCAGGCCCAACCCGGCAATCCGAAGCCCCGGTTGTTCCGGCTGACGGCGGATCGTGCGCTGCTGAACCGGATGGGTTTCAACAACGCCGGTTCGGACGCTGTCGCCGACACACTTCGGCGCAGGCCACGACCCCATGAGACCGTCGTCGGCGTCAACATCGGCAAGACCAAGATCGTCGAGGAGTCCGAAGCCGCCGCCGACTATGTACTCAGCGCGCAGCGGCTCGCACGGCATGCCGCCTACGTCGTGGTCAACGTCAGTTCGCCGAACACGCCGGGACTACGCAATCTGCAGGCGGTGGAACACCTCCGCCCGCTGCTGACCTCGGTGCGCGCCGCGCTGGACGAGGCGGCCGAGCGCCACGTCCCGCTGTTGGTGAAGATCGCGCCGGATCTCTCCGACGAGGATGTCGACGCGGTGGCCGAGTTGGCCCTGGAACTGAAGCTGGACGGCATCATCGCCACCAACACGACGATCTCCCGGGCCGGTCTGCGGACTCCCGATGCCGAGGTCGCCGCGCTCGGTGCGGGCGGGGTCTCCGGTGCACCGGTGAAGGAGCGTTCGCTGGCGGTGCTGCGCCGGTTGCGGGCCAAGGTGGGCGACCGGCTGGTGCTGATCGCGGTGGGCGGCATCGAATCCGCCGACGATGTCTGGACACGGATCACGGCAGGGGCGACGTTGGTGCAGGCCTACACCGGGCTGATCTACGGCGGCCCGCTGTGGCCGCGGCGAATTCATCGGGACCTGGCCAAGAGGGTTCGGGCGGCGGGCCTGGCCAGTGTGGGCGACGCGGTCGGTATCGACCGAGGCTGA
- a CDS encoding helix-turn-helix transcriptional regulator produces MSNKADEVVHLRGDRELADRAGHLFWNAQSDFACLAADPTGLPDPQSTASPIHGIRRWFRDDLSVRKLFAPHALADKAAERRIRTAAEEGVQVRISATTPLVETILIDRRVAVLASKPIAGQRTYTVVRSPELIEGIDSLFEASWAAGVTLAEYVVSPPPVLSEQSREILRCLRAGNKDETAARRTGLSLRTYRRRVAELMTLLGAESRFQAGSRARELGL; encoded by the coding sequence ATGTCGAACAAGGCTGACGAGGTCGTGCACCTGCGTGGTGATCGGGAGCTGGCCGACCGTGCGGGACACCTCTTCTGGAACGCGCAGTCCGATTTCGCCTGTTTGGCGGCCGACCCGACAGGCCTTCCCGACCCACAATCCACGGCCTCGCCCATCCACGGCATCAGGCGCTGGTTCCGGGACGACCTGTCGGTCCGCAAGTTGTTCGCCCCGCATGCGCTGGCGGACAAGGCCGCCGAGCGCCGCATCCGCACGGCCGCCGAAGAAGGCGTCCAGGTCCGGATCTCGGCTACGACTCCGCTGGTGGAGACTATTCTGATCGACCGTCGAGTGGCGGTGCTGGCGAGCAAACCGATCGCCGGTCAACGCACCTACACGGTGGTGCGCTCCCCGGAGCTGATCGAGGGCATCGATTCGTTGTTCGAGGCGAGCTGGGCGGCTGGAGTCACGCTGGCCGAGTACGTGGTCTCGCCGCCACCGGTTCTGTCCGAGCAGAGCCGCGAGATCCTGCGGTGTCTGCGCGCGGGCAACAAGGACGAGACTGCGGCGCGTCGGACCGGGCTGTCCCTGCGCACGTATCGACGTCGCGTTGCCGAGCTGATGACGCTGTTGGGAGCCGAGTCTCGCTTCCAGGCGGGCAGCAGAGCCCGCGAGTTGGGGCTCTAG
- a CDS encoding oxidoreductase, with product MTTQNIDASAAGHWLLGGEQKINRLGFGAMRLPGRSWNGPAVDRADALAVLQRAIELGVDHIDTADFYFFEDNHANELIHSALHPYPDNLLIATKVGPKRGSDGELPSEAGPGELREQVERNLRMLGLDRLDLVYLRVGGATGPGGGSLADRFAVLAEMRDEGLIRHLGVSNVVQEQLAEAQRISPVAAVQNHYSVASQTDAALLKTCAEQGIAFVPFFPLGGGFKEVQNERINRVADRHGANWAQVALAWLLNSSPAILAIPGTASVAHLTENVAAGSLRLTATDLAELTA from the coding sequence ATGACGACGCAGAACATCGACGCCTCGGCCGCAGGTCACTGGTTGCTGGGCGGCGAGCAGAAGATCAACAGGCTCGGGTTCGGCGCCATGCGACTTCCCGGCCGCAGCTGGAATGGACCCGCCGTGGATCGCGCTGATGCACTGGCGGTGTTGCAGCGGGCCATCGAACTCGGCGTGGATCACATCGACACCGCCGATTTCTATTTCTTCGAGGACAACCACGCCAATGAGCTGATCCACAGCGCATTGCATCCCTATCCGGATAATCTCCTGATCGCGACCAAGGTGGGTCCCAAGCGCGGGTCGGACGGTGAGCTGCCGAGCGAGGCGGGCCCCGGCGAGCTTCGCGAGCAGGTCGAGCGCAATCTACGGATGTTGGGTCTGGACCGGCTGGACCTGGTGTATTTGCGGGTCGGCGGGGCCACCGGACCCGGGGGCGGCTCACTCGCCGACCGGTTCGCCGTGCTCGCCGAAATGCGTGACGAGGGGCTTATCCGGCATCTCGGGGTAAGCAATGTCGTGCAGGAACAGCTAGCCGAGGCGCAGCGAATCTCGCCGGTCGCGGCGGTGCAGAACCACTACAGCGTGGCCTCGCAGACGGATGCCGCGCTGCTGAAGACCTGCGCCGAGCAAGGAATCGCGTTCGTGCCCTTCTTCCCACTGGGTGGCGGGTTCAAGGAAGTGCAGAACGAACGGATCAATCGAGTCGCAGACCGGCATGGAGCAAATTGGGCACAGGTCGCATTGGCCTGGCTGCTGAACAGCTCCCCGGCCATTTTGGCGATTCCCGGGACGGCCTCGGTTGCTCATCTGACCGAGAACGTCGCCGCAGGCAGCCTCCGGCTCACCGCGACCGACCTGGCCGAACTGACGGCCTGA
- a CDS encoding AAA family ATPase yields the protein MITLTTRISPSALDTRRGVVRLHREVLDALGLRAWDAVRLTGARVTAALAAAIEPGTAGNTGPGVVLVDDVTLNNLGLAEGAEVVVAPVEVVAARSVTVAGSRLATISLPPETVRLALMGKVISQGDSVSLLPQDLAPPAGVNVSDARRRLSGAIGLTWTNELLTVTSVDPPGAVAVQPSTVVSWRDGSPAAAAAGAVQAARAGAGGAGLAAAAGPVAAGPHGAAAHAGTSGVIDGVVVSPGTEAESVQEEPPPVDDLIGAQSAAKLLGEWLRLTINRPELLTRLGAQPKLGVLVTGPEGVGKATLVRSVTKSVNAELIELSAPSVVAIEAGAASQRVHDATASVRAIANQGRPVVLLITDAEALLPATNPTPLATVVLDALSDISGLAKVTLIATSSHPESVDPRLRTTDLLDRELSLAPPDARTRAEQLRMLLRDVPTADDIELPVIAERTPGFVAADLVALRRDAAVQAALRHPEADSGVDEGPRIAQQDLLDALRTVRPIAMSTTDSLQTGGLTLDDVGDMAETKQSLTEAVLWPLQYPDSFARLGVKPPRGVLLYGPPGCGKTFLVRALAGTGALNVLSVKGAELLDKWVGESERAVRELFHRAAEAAPALVFLDEVDALAPRRGQSGDSGVADRVVAALLTELDGVQPLREVVVVAATNRPELIDPALLRPGRLERMVYVPPPDTEARAAILASASKNTPLAEDVDLTALAAELSGYSAADCTALIREAALTAMREDLAAAEVTGDHLDTARKAVRPSLDPAQLASLEAYAAAQH from the coding sequence GTGATCACGCTGACCACGAGAATCTCGCCATCCGCGTTGGACACCCGCCGAGGCGTCGTCCGTCTGCACCGCGAAGTACTGGATGCGTTGGGCCTGCGTGCCTGGGATGCGGTCCGACTCACCGGTGCCAGGGTCACCGCCGCCCTCGCGGCGGCCATCGAACCCGGTACGGCGGGCAATACCGGACCGGGCGTGGTGCTGGTCGACGACGTCACCCTGAACAATCTGGGACTCGCCGAGGGCGCCGAGGTGGTGGTGGCCCCGGTCGAGGTCGTCGCGGCGCGGTCGGTCACCGTCGCGGGCTCCCGGCTCGCGACGATCTCGCTCCCGCCGGAGACGGTGCGGTTGGCGTTGATGGGCAAGGTGATCAGCCAGGGCGATTCGGTGTCGCTGCTGCCGCAGGACCTCGCCCCGCCCGCAGGCGTGAACGTGTCCGATGCGCGGCGCAGACTCTCGGGCGCCATCGGGTTGACCTGGACCAACGAACTGCTGACGGTGACCTCGGTCGATCCGCCCGGCGCGGTGGCCGTGCAGCCCTCGACGGTGGTGTCGTGGCGCGATGGTTCGCCCGCAGCGGCCGCCGCCGGAGCCGTGCAGGCGGCTCGGGCGGGCGCGGGTGGCGCGGGCCTGGCGGCCGCCGCCGGGCCGGTAGCGGCGGGGCCGCACGGAGCCGCCGCGCACGCCGGAACCTCCGGGGTCATCGACGGGGTCGTGGTCTCCCCCGGCACGGAGGCGGAGTCCGTCCAAGAGGAACCGCCGCCGGTCGACGACCTCATCGGCGCCCAGAGTGCGGCGAAGTTGCTGGGCGAGTGGCTGCGGCTCACGATCAATCGACCGGAGCTGCTCACCAGACTGGGGGCTCAGCCCAAGTTGGGTGTCCTGGTGACCGGTCCCGAGGGCGTCGGCAAGGCCACCCTGGTCCGCTCGGTCACCAAGAGCGTCAACGCCGAACTCATCGAGCTCTCCGCGCCCAGTGTGGTGGCGATCGAGGCAGGCGCGGCGTCCCAACGGGTGCACGATGCGACGGCCTCGGTGCGCGCTATCGCCAATCAGGGCAGGCCGGTGGTGTTGCTGATCACCGACGCGGAGGCGCTGCTGCCCGCGACGAACCCGACGCCGCTGGCCACCGTCGTGCTCGATGCGTTGAGCGATATCAGCGGGCTCGCCAAGGTGACGCTGATCGCGACCAGCTCACACCCCGAATCGGTCGACCCGCGCTTGCGCACCACCGACCTACTCGACCGCGAGCTGAGCCTGGCCCCGCCGGACGCGCGGACCAGGGCCGAACAGCTGCGTATGTTGCTGCGCGACGTTCCCACCGCCGACGACATCGAGCTTCCGGTGATCGCCGAACGCACCCCAGGTTTCGTCGCCGCCGATCTGGTCGCGCTGCGCCGGGATGCGGCCGTGCAGGCCGCGCTGCGGCATCCGGAGGCGGATTCCGGAGTGGACGAGGGCCCGCGCATCGCACAGCAGGACCTCCTCGACGCGCTGCGCACCGTCCGCCCGATCGCGATGTCGACCACCGATTCCCTGCAGACCGGCGGGCTGACCTTGGACGACGTCGGCGATATGGCCGAGACCAAGCAGTCGCTCACCGAGGCGGTACTGTGGCCGCTGCAATACCCGGATTCCTTCGCCCGGCTCGGCGTCAAACCGCCGCGCGGCGTGTTGTTGTACGGCCCGCCCGGCTGTGGGAAGACCTTCCTGGTGCGAGCGTTGGCAGGCACCGGCGCGCTCAATGTGCTCTCCGTCAAGGGCGCCGAACTACTCGACAAGTGGGTGGGCGAATCGGAGCGTGCGGTGCGCGAGCTGTTCCACCGCGCCGCCGAGGCCGCACCGGCCTTGGTGTTCCTCGACGAGGTCGACGCCCTCGCGCCACGCCGGGGCCAGTCCGGTGACAGCGGAGTCGCCGATCGAGTGGTCGCCGCGTTGCTGACCGAACTCGATGGCGTGCAACCGCTGCGGGAGGTCGTGGTGGTCGCGGCCACCAACCGCCCGGAGCTGATCGACCCGGCGCTGCTGCGGCCGGGCAGACTGGAGCGGATGGTCTACGTTCCGCCGCCGGACACCGAGGCCCGGGCGGCCATCCTGGCCTCGGCCTCGAAGAACACCCCGCTGGCCGAGGACGTCGACCTGACCGCTCTGGCGGCCGAGCTGTCGGGTTACTCCGCGGCCGACTGCACGGCGTTGATCCGGGAGGCGGCGCTGACCGCGATGCGGGAGGACCTGGCGGCCGCCGAGGTCACCGGCGATCACCTGGACACCGCGCGTAAGGCGGTCCGGCCCTCCCTGGATCCGGCGCAGCTGGCCTCGTTGGAGGCCTACGCCGCAGCCCAGCACTGA
- a CDS encoding GlsB/YeaQ/YmgE family stress response membrane protein, giving the protein MGVLSWIFFGAIAGWAANVVVGGKDRRSQGCLVSVLTGVVGAALGGLGYQLITGQEVNFEFDFASLGIAILGAIVLVALIRLVTGRRH; this is encoded by the coding sequence ATGGGCGTGCTCTCCTGGATCTTCTTCGGCGCGATAGCGGGTTGGGCGGCCAATGTCGTCGTCGGCGGCAAGGACCGCAGATCCCAAGGCTGTCTGGTCAGTGTGTTAACCGGCGTGGTCGGTGCGGCGTTGGGCGGTCTCGGTTACCAACTGATCACGGGCCAAGAGGTGAACTTCGAATTCGACTTCGCCAGTCTCGGCATCGCCATCCTTGGCGCGATCGTGCTGGTGGCCCTGATACGGCTGGTCACCGGCAGACGACACTGA
- the moeA gene encoding molybdopterin molybdotransferase MoeA: MSRQPRVAVELVPVAAHQAEVAALLSRTEIQRLPVEDCLGSALAADVTAPIPLPPFDNSAMDGYAVHCADIAGAGEATPVTLPVVEDIPAGRGDAPALQRGQAHRIMTGALLPAGTEAVIPVEATDGGVDRVEIHAPIEAGKHLRRAGSDVELGELVARAGDRLSAARIGVAAALGIAELPVHRKPRVLVLSTGSELTEPGRPLEAGRIYESNGVMLAAAVREAGGIATRLRIVPDDVEEFRAAVDPYLAEVDLLLTTGGVSAGAYEVVKDALTGQGVEFRKVAMQPGMPQGAGTYRGVPVITLPGNPVSALVSFEVFVRPALLAASGFREVHRPTTSATLDGQALRSPAGKRQFRRGRYHFDTGVVRVLGAQGSHLLSAMAESNCLLEIPESTISVDPGSAVTVWLLDDPQNRSVPGSGRQ; the protein is encoded by the coding sequence GTGTCGAGACAACCCAGAGTCGCCGTCGAGCTGGTACCCGTGGCCGCACATCAAGCCGAGGTGGCGGCGCTGTTGAGCCGCACCGAGATACAACGACTGCCCGTCGAGGATTGTCTCGGTTCGGCATTGGCCGCCGATGTGACGGCGCCGATCCCGTTGCCGCCCTTCGACAACTCCGCCATGGACGGCTATGCCGTGCACTGCGCCGACATCGCGGGCGCGGGCGAGGCCACCCCGGTGACGCTGCCGGTCGTCGAGGACATCCCGGCCGGTCGCGGTGACGCACCCGCCCTGCAACGCGGCCAGGCGCATCGGATCATGACCGGCGCACTGCTGCCCGCAGGCACCGAGGCCGTGATCCCGGTGGAGGCTACCGACGGCGGGGTCGACCGGGTCGAGATCCACGCGCCGATCGAGGCGGGCAAGCACTTGCGCAGGGCAGGCAGCGATGTCGAGCTCGGCGAGCTCGTGGCCAGGGCGGGCGATCGGCTGAGCGCGGCGCGGATCGGTGTGGCCGCCGCGCTGGGTATCGCCGAACTGCCGGTGCACCGCAAGCCACGGGTGCTGGTGTTGTCGACCGGATCGGAGCTCACCGAACCGGGACGCCCGTTGGAAGCAGGCCGGATCTATGAGTCCAACGGCGTGATGTTGGCCGCCGCCGTGCGCGAGGCGGGCGGGATCGCGACGCGCCTGCGGATCGTGCCCGACGACGTCGAGGAGTTCCGGGCCGCCGTCGACCCGTATCTGGCGGAGGTGGACCTGCTGCTGACCACCGGCGGCGTGAGCGCCGGGGCGTACGAGGTGGTCAAGGATGCGTTGACCGGGCAGGGCGTGGAGTTCCGCAAGGTCGCGATGCAACCGGGCATGCCGCAGGGCGCGGGCACCTACCGGGGCGTTCCCGTGATCACCCTGCCGGGCAATCCCGTCAGCGCGCTGGTGTCTTTCGAGGTCTTCGTCCGGCCGGCCCTGCTGGCTGCCTCCGGTTTCCGCGAGGTGCACCGACCGACGACCTCCGCGACCCTGGACGGGCAGGCCCTTCGTTCGCCTGCGGGCAAGCGGCAATTCCGCCGAGGCCGGTACCACTTCGACACCGGGGTGGTCCGTGTGCTCGGGGCACAGGGATCGCATCTGTTGTCCGCGATGGCGGAGTCGAACTGCCTGTTGGAGATCCCGGAATCCACGATTTCGGTCGATCCGGGCAGCGCGGTGACGGTATGGCTGCTGGACGACCCGCAGAACCGTTCCGTGCCCGGATCCGGGCGACAGTAG
- a CDS encoding AIM24 family protein: MQVVTRHAPSFGVARLVLGPGEQVRSRVGAMMATSYGVAVRPKVGSKAPNRQLGGAPPAAEYAAPNIGGWVDVTADRAGELHIVELAGPPGWCIRREVWLAASANVALAGQSPLLRSVLGSDDGFLLHSVGAGTLVLACFGMLDVVNLKVGEAVTLDTGHIVGFREGAQIRVRALSQSGTQSMRTGEGLVADFAGPAQILTQTRNARTVSP; the protein is encoded by the coding sequence GTGCAGGTCGTGACCCGCCACGCGCCGTCTTTCGGAGTGGCCAGGCTGGTTCTCGGGCCGGGCGAACAGGTCAGAAGCCGGGTCGGCGCGATGATGGCGACCAGCTACGGCGTCGCGGTTCGGCCCAAGGTGGGGAGCAAGGCCCCGAACAGACAACTGGGGGGTGCGCCGCCCGCAGCCGAGTACGCCGCTCCCAACATCGGCGGCTGGGTCGACGTCACCGCTGATCGGGCGGGCGAACTGCACATCGTGGAGCTTGCGGGGCCGCCCGGCTGGTGTATTCGACGCGAGGTGTGGCTGGCCGCCTCGGCCAATGTCGCGCTGGCGGGCCAATCGCCCCTGTTGCGGTCGGTTCTCGGTTCCGACGACGGATTCCTGTTGCACTCGGTGGGTGCGGGGACACTCGTGCTGGCCTGTTTCGGAATGCTGGACGTGGTGAATCTGAAGGTGGGCGAGGCGGTGACCTTGGACACCGGACACATCGTCGGTTTCCGAGAGGGCGCGCAGATTCGGGTGCGTGCGCTGAGCCAATCGGGGACGCAGTCGATGCGAACGGGGGAGGGGCTCGTCGCCGACTTCGCCGGACCGGCGCAGATTCTCACTCAGACCCGAAACGCGCGTACGGTGAGCCCCTGA
- a CDS encoding serine/threonine-protein kinase → MSEDLTGRRLGHYRITGVLGRGGMSVMYRATDERLGRKVALKVIAEHLSGDGEFRERFVDEARNTSAIDHAHVVPLYDFGEVDGLLYIAMRLVDGADLADKIKDGPLSPARCLDLLGQVAEALDMLNGRGLVHLDIKPANVLVTSRESSGEHVYLGDFGLTRRGATGHRTQGGDFLGSPTYAAPEHLRGEPVDPRTDGYSLACVLFACLTGRPPYRGQVSEVIEGHLAKEVPAVTSVVALPPAIDDVLRRGMNKDPKQRYANCRELIAAARTALASAPRPNQPPVPAGPDTGARPALTHAGPVAGPGQQQWGPQGFPSNPPPGPQYPGGSSHAEPMRLRPPSPAQSAASFTGQRGGGNRWLLPILVGSVVLAIVILIIVAINGANSSSSGLAEVTAQVVGAATSTVEQTSASAVAGLTRG, encoded by the coding sequence GTGTCGGAGGACCTCACCGGGCGTCGTTTGGGCCACTACAGAATCACCGGCGTGCTGGGCCGCGGTGGTATGAGCGTGATGTATCGGGCGACCGATGAGCGGCTGGGCCGCAAGGTCGCGTTGAAGGTGATTGCGGAACACCTTTCCGGCGATGGCGAGTTTCGCGAGCGTTTTGTCGACGAGGCACGCAATACCTCCGCGATCGACCACGCACACGTGGTTCCGCTGTATGACTTCGGCGAGGTCGACGGCCTGCTCTATATCGCGATGCGGCTCGTCGACGGCGCCGATCTCGCGGACAAGATCAAGGACGGCCCGCTGTCGCCCGCCCGCTGTCTCGACCTGCTCGGACAGGTGGCCGAGGCGCTGGACATGCTCAACGGTCGCGGCCTGGTGCACCTGGACATCAAGCCCGCCAACGTCCTGGTGACCAGCAGGGAATCCTCCGGGGAACACGTCTATCTCGGTGACTTCGGTCTGACCCGGCGTGGCGCGACCGGCCACCGCACCCAGGGCGGTGACTTCCTCGGCTCGCCGACCTACGCGGCGCCGGAACACCTGCGGGGCGAGCCGGTCGACCCGAGGACCGATGGCTATTCGCTCGCCTGCGTGCTCTTCGCCTGTCTGACCGGCAGGCCGCCCTATCGCGGGCAGGTCTCCGAGGTCATCGAGGGGCATCTGGCCAAGGAGGTCCCCGCGGTGACCTCGGTCGTCGCACTGCCGCCCGCCATCGACGACGTGCTGCGGCGGGGGATGAACAAGGACCCCAAGCAGCGCTACGCGAACTGCCGGGAGCTGATCGCCGCGGCCCGGACCGCGTTGGCCTCCGCGCCGAGGCCCAACCAACCGCCTGTGCCTGCCGGACCCGACACGGGAGCCCGGCCCGCCCTGACCCACGCCGGTCCCGTCGCCGGGCCGGGACAACAGCAGTGGGGGCCGCAGGGTTTCCCGTCGAATCCGCCGCCGGGACCGCAGTATCCGGGTGGCTCGTCCCATGCCGAGCCGATGCGGTTGCGGCCTCCGTCGCCCGCCCAGTCGGCGGCGAGCTTCACGGGGCAGCGTGGCGGTGGGAACCGATGGCTGCTGCCAATCCTGGTCGGCTCGGTGGTGTTGGCCATCGTGATCCTGATCATCGTGGCTATCAACGGTGCCAACAGTTCGAGCTCGGGACTGGCGGAGGTGACCGCGCAGGTCGTGGGCGCAGCCACCTCGACGGTCGAGCAAACCTCCGCGTCCGCTGTGGCCGGGCTCACCAGGGGCTGA